Proteins from a genomic interval of Colletotrichum higginsianum IMI 349063 chromosome 6, whole genome shotgun sequence:
- a CDS encoding C6 finger domain-containing protein, with protein MCRAPSYREAGCGTCRTARIKCDETRPYCTQCGRRGVACSGYQVQLKWVEISDIDPDPRRPVKSIIKPRSSLTVGPSRTSAGCRKTTGPPPSIPRNPSPGPRLHSSSDVYIFTHWAESLPDLVYPNPDEYASIRGPYLAFVLRNNSVLLPAVLAAGASHLHTLGIATPTDVLERKQKALASMVACVKQSALSFAHKTLPVYLTEEAIAATSALVGLEVMQGSPTSSIVPLLRGMKAQLEERRRAIQGKGGVFHVDQPTPMLAINTKMMAYIDALCCVPCARKPVFDHRFWRDFVVPHCHVSFDGGPDIVFGYSTHILPLIGDSASLVSDLINKRVTPEEFVQSRRRLLEALDFCRRDLPPVRHQPGCAEHLVASAGSLQIRDSNACLAAALAHGLATQVFLLRADENDPSTLRTERPFKHPSALAEQLSSTIAAVPIATHAATMMIWPLFVLGCESAATSARRCLVEGCLESMLAKHTMLNISVALELLRTRIWKDGRRERKPSHEESCLLHEEDPPSPPQSQSDWVRLCWREKLELCSA; from the coding sequence ATGTGCCGAGCTCCGTCTTACCGTGAAGCAGGATGCGGAACATGTCGAACCGCCCGCATCAAGTGTGACGAGACGCGGCCGTACTGCACGCAGtgcggccgtcgcggcgtAGCGTGCAGCGGCTATCAGGTCCAGCTCAAGTGGGTTGAGATCAGCGACATCGACCCGGATCCCCGACGTCCGGTCAAGAGCATCATCAAGCCGCGAAGCTCGTTGACGGTCGGCCCGTCCAGGACGTCCGCCGGGTGTCGGAAGACAACCGGTCCGCCCCCGTCGATTCCACGGAATCCGTCCCCCGGCCCGCGCCTCCACTCCTCGTCGGACGTCTACATCTTCACTCACTGGGCCGAGTCCCTTCCAGACCTGGTATACCCCAACCCCGACGAGTACGCCAGCATACGCGGCCCCTATCTCGCCTTCGTGTTGAGGAACAACTCCGTCCTCCTGccggccgtcctcgccgccggggccTCCCACCTCCACACCTTGGGAATCGCTACGCCGACCGATGTCCTCGAGAGGAAACAAAAGGCGCTCGCCAGCATGGTGGCCTGCGTGAAGCAGTCCGCCTTGTCCTTCGCGCACAAGACACTGCCGGTCTACCTGACCGAGGAAGCCATCGCCGCGACCTCGGCACTGGTCGGCCTGGAGGTGATGCAAGGGTCGCCTACGTCGTCCATCGTACCCCTTCTGAGGGGCATGAAGGCCCAGCTGGAAGAGAGACGGCGGGCGATACAAGGAAAGGGCGGCGTTTTCCACGTCGATCAGCCGACTCCCATGCTTGCGATAAACACAAAGATGATGGCCTACATCGACGCGTTGTGCTGCGTCCCATGCGCGAGGAAGCCGGTCTTCGATCATCGGTTCTGGCGAGACTTCGTCGTGCCTCACTGCCACGTCTCCTTCGACGGGGGTCCCGACATTGTCTTTGGCTACTCGACGCACATTCTTCCCTTGATCGGGGACTCGGCGTCTCTGGTCAGCGACCTGATCAATAAAAGGGTGACGCCGGAGGAGTTCGTCCAGTCTCGACGCCGGCTACTAGAGGCGCTCGATTTCTGCCGCCGAGATCTGCCGCCAGTCCGACATCAACCGGGCTGTGCCGAGCACCTGGTCGCCTCGGCCGGGAGTCTCCAGATAAGGGACTCAAACGCCTGCCTTGCGGCAGCCCTGGCACATGGCCTCGCGACGCAGGTTTTCCTGCTCCGCGCGGACGAGAACGACCCGAGCACGCTACGGACAGAACGGCCGTTCAAGCACCCGTCGGCGTTGGCCGAGCAGCTTTCAAGTACGATCGCTGCTGTGCCCATCGCCACGCATGCTGCCACCATGATGATATGGCCGCTGTTCGTGCTCGGGTGTGAGAGCGCGGCGACGAGTGCGAGGCGGTGCCTGGTGGAGGGGTGTTTGGAGAGCATGCTGGCTAAACACACGATGCTGAACATTTCtgtcgccctcgagctgctgcgtACCAGGATTTGGAAGGATGGCAGGAGAGAAAGGAAACCAAGCCATGAGGAGAGTTGTCTGCTTCACGAGGAAGACCCTCCATCACCGCCGCAATCCCAATCCGACTGGGTCAGGTTGTGCTGGAGAGAGAAGCTGGAGCTGTGTTCGGCGTAA